The following proteins come from a genomic window of Triticum aestivum cultivar Chinese Spring chromosome 6A, IWGSC CS RefSeq v2.1, whole genome shotgun sequence:
- the LOC123127574 gene encoding pentatricopeptide repeat-containing protein At4g14850, giving the protein MRSPESISPLLARYAASQSLLLGAHIHAHLLKSGLLGAFRNHLLSFYSKCRLPGSARRVFDETPDPCHVSWSSLVTAYSNNGLPRDALAAFRAMRARGVRCNEFALPIVLKCAPDAGLGVQVHAVAVSTGLSGDIFVANALVAMYGGFGFVDEARRVFDEAARDRNAVSWNGLMSAFVKNDRCSDAVELFGEMVWGGVRPNEFGFSCVVNACTGSRDLEAGRKVHAMVVRTGYDKDVFTANALVDMYSKLGDIHMAAAVFGKVPKTDVVSWNAFISGCVLHGHDQHALELLLQMKSSGLVPNVFTLSSILKACPGAGAFTLGRQIHGFMIKSCADSDDYIGVGLVDMYAKYDLLDDARKVFDWIPRKDLVLWNALISGCSHGGCHGEALSLFCRMRKEGFDINRTTLAAVLKSTASLEAISDITQVHAVAEKIGFLSDSHVVNGLIDSYWKCNCLHYANRVFEEHSSDNIIAFTSMITALSQCDHGEDAIKLFMEMLRKGLEPDPFVLSSLLNACASLSAYEQGKQVHAHLIKRKFMTDVFAGNALVYTYAKCGSIEDADLAFSGLPEKGVVSWSAMIGGLAQHGHGKRALDVFRRMVDERIAPNHITLTSVLCACNHAGLVDEAKRYFSSMKEMFGIDRTEEHYSCMIDLLGRAGKLDDAMELVNSMPFQASAAVWGALLAASRVHRDPELGKLAAEKLFILEPEKSGTHVLLANTYASAGMWDEVAKVRKLMKESKVKKEPAMSWVELKDRVHTFIVGDKSHPRARDIYAKLEELGDLMSKAGYVPNLEVDLHDVDKSEKELLLSHHSERLAVAFALISTPPGAPIRVKKNLRICRDCHVAFKIVSKIVSREIIIRDINRFHHFSDGACSCGDYW; this is encoded by the coding sequence ATGAGAAGCCCGGAGAGCATCAGCCCGCTCCTCGCCCGCTACGCCGCCTCGCAGTCTCTGCTCCTGGGAGCCCACATCCACGCCCACCTCCTCAAGTCCGGCCTCCTCGGCGCCTTCCGCAACCACCTCCTCTCCTTCTACTCCAAGTGCCGCCTCCCCGGCAGCGCCCGCAGGGTGTTCGACGAAACCCCGGACCCGTGCCACGTCTCCTGGTCCTCGCTCGTCACCGCCTACTCCAACAATGGGCTGCCCCGGGACGCGCTCGCGGCGTTCCGGGCCATGCGCGCGCGAGGCGTCCGCTGCAACGAGTTCGCGCTCCCCATCGTGCTCAAGTGCGCGCCGGACGCCGGGCTCGGCGTGCAGGTGCATGCGGTCGCGGTCTCCACGGGGCTCAGCGGGGACATCTTCGTCGCCAACGCGCTCGTCGCCATGTACGGTGGGTTTGGCTTTGTGGACGAGGCGAGGAGGGTGTTCGACGAGGCCGCCCGCGACCGGAACGCCGTGTCTTGGAACGGCCTGATGTCGGCTTTCGTCAAGAATGACCGATGCAGCGATGCCGTCGAGCTGTTTGGCGAGATGGTGTGGGGCGGGGTACGGCCGAACGAGTTTGGGTTCTCCTGTGTCGTGAATGCCTGCACTGGCTCTAGGGATCTGGAAGCCGGCAGGAAGGTGCACGCCATGGTGGTAAGGACGGGGTATGACAAGGACGTCTTCACTGCCAATGCGTTGGTTGACATGTATTCGAAGCTGGGGGACATTCATATGGCAGCAGCTGTTTTCGGAAAGGTACCCAAGACGGATGTCGTCTCGTGGAATGCTTTCATTTCTGGGTGCGTGCTTCATGGACATGATCAGCATGCACTGGAGCTGTTGCTGCAGATGAAGTCTTCAGGTCTGGTGCCTAACGTGTTCACGTTGTCCAGCATCCTGAAGGCCTGCCCTGGTGCTGGTGCATTCACTCTGGGCCGGCAAATTCACGGGTTCATGATCAAATCCTGTGCAGATTCAGATGACTATATCGGTGTTGGTCTTGTGGATATGTATGCAAAGTATGATCTTTTGGATGATGCGAGGAAGGTGTTCGACTGGATCCCTCGAAAGGATTTGGTTTTGTGGAATGCACTGATCTCAGGTTGCTCTCATGGAGGATGCCATGGCGAGGCACTGTCTCTCTTTTGCAGGATGAGGAAGGAAGGTTTTGACATCAATAGGACGACCCTGGCTGCTGTTCTCAAGTCAACAGCAAGCTTGGAGGCAATCAGTGACATAACGCAGGTTCATGCTGTTGCAGAGAAGATAGGGTTCCTTTCTGATTCTCATGTCGTCAATGGTCTTATTGATTCATATTGGAAGTGCAATTGCCTCCATTATGCAAATAGAGTGTTTGAAGAACACAGTTCTGATAACATCATAGCTTTTACATCAATGATCACAGCACTCTCACAGTGTGACCATGGTGAGGATGCAATAAAGTTGTTCATGGAGATGCTAAGGAAGGGTCTCGAGCCAGATCCCTTTGTGCTAAGTAGCCTCCTGAATGCTTGTGCTAGCTTGTCAGCATATGAGCAAGGGAAGCAAGTGCATGCTCACCTGATCAAGaggaaattcatgacagatgtgttTGCAGGGAATGCCCTTGTGTACACATACGCAAAGTGCGGGAGCATAGAGGATGCAGATCTGGCCTTCTCTGGACTACCAGAGAAGGGAGTTGTCTCATGGTCTGCAATGATCGGAGGGCTAGCACAACATGGGCATGGGAAGAGAGCATTAGATGTGTTCCGCAGGATGGTTGATGAGCGCATTGCTCCAAACCACATCACTCTGACTAGTGTTCTCTGTGCTTGTAACCATGCAGGGCTTGTTGATGAGGCCAAGCGGTACTTCAGTTCAATGAAGGAGATGTTTGGAATTGACAGGACGGAGGAGCACTACTCGTGCATGATTGATCTTCTTGGGCGTGCCGGTAAACTAGATGATGCAATGGAGCTTGTCAACAGCATGCCGTTTCAAGCCAGTGCCGCAGTTTGGGGGGCACTACTTGCAGCCTCAAGAGTACACCGAGATCCAGAACTGGGAAAGCTGGCAGCTGAAAAGCTCTTCATCCTGGAGCCAGAGAAGTCGGGCACACATGTGTTGCTCGCAAACACGTATGCATCTGCAGGCATGTGGGACGAGGTGGCTAAggtgagaaaattgatgaaagagAGTAAGGTCAAGAAGGAGCCTGCCATGAGCTGGGTTGAATTAAAGGACAGGGTGCATACTTTCATTGTGGGTGACAAGAGCCACCCAAGGGCAAGGGACATATACGCAAAGCTAGAAGAACTGGGAGATCTGATGAGCAAAGCTGGTTATGTTCCGAATCTAGAGGTTGATCTCCATGATGTAGACAAGAGCGAAAAGGAGTTGCTTCTTTCTCATCACAGTGAGAGGCTGGCCGTCGCATTTGCGTTGATCAGCACCCCACCTGGAGCGCCCATTAGGGTCAAGAAAAACCTGCGCATATGCAGAGATTGCCACGTCGCATTCAAGATCGTTTCAAAGATCGTTTCAAGGGAGATTATCATCAGAGACATCAACAGGTTCCATCATTTCAGTGATGGGGCATGTTCTTGCGGTGATTACTGGTAA